In the genome of Streptomyces sp. P3, the window CTCGAACACACCCAGCAGAACATCCGCAGCCGCCTCACCACCGACGCCGTCGTCCTCGCCACCGGCCACCGCGAACACACCCTCGACCGCATCCTCGCCGGCCTCGACCCCTACATCCGCCGCGACAACAGCGAACGCCCCCGCATCGACGCACACTTCCGCCTCGTCCTCGACCCCTCCATCACCGCCACCGGCTGCAACGTCCACGTCCAGAACGCCGAACGCCACACCCACGGCGTAGGCGCCCCCGACCTCGGCCTCGCCGCCTGGCGCAGCGCCACCATCCTCAACGCCCTCACCGAAAAAGAGACCTACCCCCTGCCCACCCGGACCGCCTTCACCACCTTCGGACTCGGACAACCCCAACCCCAACCCGAACCCCGCGTCCCCACCGCCCGGCAAGCACCCACCCTCACCCCCCTCGTCGACCTACGCTGAAGACCGCACCCGCCGACGCCGACGACCCGACCCACGCGAAAAGGCGGTGCCCCCACGGCGACCGAACCAGGCCACCCCAGGGAACACCGCCCACCGCCCGCAGGACCACAAGACCCACAGGACTGAAAGACCCGCAGGACTACAGACCGCGGGACTGCAAAACCCCGCAACCCCTAGAACACCGGCGTACCGTCACGCGTCAGCTTCCAGTCCACCGACGCGAAGTCCTTCGGGTCCAGCACACCCTTCGCCGTCACCCACTCCGAAATCCGCGTACGGATCTCCGTCGACTCCGACCACAACTCCTGCGCCGACGCCACATGCGGGAACGCCCCACCGCCATTGGCCCGGTAGTTGTTCACCGCCAGCACGAACTGCTGCGCATCGTCCAACGCCGCCCCGTCGAACTTCAGGTTCCTGATCCGCGAACCCGCCGCCTGCGCGATGTCGATCTCGTACGACAGACCCGACACATAGTCGTAGTTGTAGTCCGGACGCCCCGCCGCGTTCGTCAACTTCTCCGTGTCGACCACCGCGCCCGCCGCCGTCTGAACGAAGTACTGCGCCGAGTACTCCAGGTACGCCCGCACCTGCGCACCCGTCATCAACTTCGCCACCAGCGTGTTGTCGTACACATACAGGCTCGACAGGTCCCGGATCGTCACCTGGCCCGCCGGGATCTCCGACGTCCGCGAGAACGGCGACGCCTGCGCGATCACCGGCAGCGACGCATACGACGTCCCCGCCAACGCCGCCTTGACGACGTCCTCCTGCACCTTCGTGATCAGGTCGATGATCGGCGCGTCCTTGAACCGCGCCTCCACCGTCGTCAACGTCTCCGTCGCCGTACCCACCACCTGGTTGACGTACGCCACGACCTTCGCGTGCTCATCACCCAGCAGCTTCGTGATCTTCGGGTCGTCGGCGACCGAGTTGGAGTTCAGCACCTTCGACGACACCGACTCGACCGACCACCGCCCCTTCTCGAACACCAACTCCACATCGAACACCGACAGCCGCTCCGCATACGCCAACGGCTCCGACAGCACGACCGTCCTCCCGGACTTCGCGTTGACGACCTTCAGCTCCGGAATCTCCACATGCGCATGCCCCACCAGCACCGCGTCGATGTCCGGCACCTGCTGCGCCACCAACGCCGCCGAGTTCTCCACATACGGCAGCTGGTCACCGTACGACGACGTACCCGACGAACCCGAGTGCGCCGACACGATCACCACATCCGCACCCAGCGACTTCAGCTTCGGCACCCACTTCGCCGCCTGCTCCTCCAGCCCCGGAAACGCCAGCTTCCCCTGCACATACGCCTTGTCCCAGATCGCGATACCCGGGTTCGTCAGCCCCAGCACCGCCACCTTCACCGGCGGCGCACCCTTCACACAGAACGTCTTGATCACATACGGCTGGAACGCCGGCCGCAGCGTCTTCGCGTCCACCGCGTTCGCCCCCAGCAACGGGAACCGCAACTGCGACTCGAACTTCCGCAGCGTCTCGATGCCGTAGTTGAACTCGTGGTTGCCCAGCGCCGCCGCGTCGTACCCGATCGCGTTCATCGCCTGCGCCATCGGATGCACCGGACCGCCCTTGGCGGTGATCGGGTCCACCTTCGCGTAGTAGTACGTCAGCGGAGTGCCCTGGATCGTGTCACCCGCGTCCAGCAGCAGAGTGTTCTCACGCCCCTTCTCCGCACGGATCCGGTTCACCAGCGTCGAGATACGCGACAGACCCTGCGCATTGCCCGCCGCGTCCTTGTACTCCGCGTCCTTGAAGTAGTCCCAGTTGAAGACATGACCGTGCAGGTCCGTCGTGCCCATCACGGTCAGCGAGTACCGCTTCGGCTGCGTGCCCGGCTTCGACG includes:
- a CDS encoding bifunctional UDP-sugar hydrolase/5'-nucleotidase; its protein translation is MPLNRRKFLKKSAVTGAGVAIAGAAAAPSAQAAAAQRPSKPGTQPKRYSLTVMGTTDLHGHVFNWDYFKDAEYKDAAGNAQGLSRISTLVNRIRAEKGRENTLLLDAGDTIQGTPLTYYYAKVDPITAKGGPVHPMAQAMNAIGYDAAALGNHEFNYGIETLRKFESQLRFPLLGANAVDAKTLRPAFQPYVIKTFCVKGAPPVKVAVLGLTNPGIAIWDKAYVQGKLAFPGLEEQAAKWVPKLKSLGADVVIVSAHSGSSGTSSYGDQLPYVENSAALVAQQVPDIDAVLVGHAHVEIPELKVVNAKSGRTVVLSEPLAYAERLSVFDVELVFEKGRWSVESVSSKVLNSNSVADDPKITKLLGDEHAKVVAYVNQVVGTATETLTTVEARFKDAPIIDLITKVQEDVVKAALAGTSYASLPVIAQASPFSRTSEIPAGQVTIRDLSSLYVYDNTLVAKLMTGAQVRAYLEYSAQYFVQTAAGAVVDTEKLTNAAGRPDYNYDYVSGLSYEIDIAQAAGSRIRNLKFDGAALDDAQQFVLAVNNYRANGGGAFPHVASAQELWSESTEIRTRISEWVTAKGVLDPKDFASVDWKLTRDGTPVF